One genomic window of Aerosakkonema funiforme FACHB-1375 includes the following:
- a CDS encoding response regulator encodes MEFSLGDSIQSVAQRPLVLAVDDNEDNLILISFTLELVGCAFLTADTGETAIALAQSHQPDLILLDIMLPDLNGIEIVTRLRQDPRTKKIPIVAVTALARAEDRANIIAAGCNDYITKPYVVDDLEVILRRYLN; translated from the coding sequence ATGGAATTTTCTCTTGGCGACAGCATTCAATCTGTTGCCCAAAGACCATTAGTTTTAGCTGTCGATGACAATGAAGATAATTTGATTTTGATAAGTTTTACGCTTGAGCTGGTTGGCTGCGCTTTCCTCACTGCTGACACCGGCGAGACAGCAATCGCACTAGCACAAAGTCATCAACCCGATCTGATTCTGCTTGATATTATGCTGCCCGACCTCAACGGAATAGAGATTGTCACTCGTCTCAGACAAGATCCCCGTACAAAGAAGATTCCCATCGTCGCAGTTACCGCTTTGGCAAGAGCAGAAGACCGAGCTAACATTATCGCCGCAGGTTGTAATGATTACATTACCAAACCCTATGTAGTTGACGATTTAGAAGTTATTCTCCGTCGCTACCTAAATTAA
- a CDS encoding DUF2294 domain-containing protein — METPAPTRGQLERTLSQRIQALYRNQLGHQPSQVTCEIFDTKIVIVLEDAVTQPEQVLVNNGQQELAEQVRSDLNAAIQPQLKDLIEEVVGVDVVDLLSDAKLDTGRTGTIVILSAEPQVRDSSASSKRRK, encoded by the coding sequence ATGGAAACACCAGCCCCCACCCGTGGGCAATTAGAGCGAACTCTGTCACAACGTATCCAAGCTCTATATCGCAATCAGCTGGGCCATCAGCCCAGCCAAGTGACTTGCGAGATTTTTGATACAAAAATTGTCATAGTATTGGAAGATGCCGTTACTCAACCAGAACAAGTTCTGGTGAACAACGGTCAGCAGGAGTTGGCCGAGCAGGTAAGGTCGGATTTAAATGCGGCAATTCAACCACAACTGAAGGATTTAATCGAAGAAGTTGTGGGAGTTGATGTAGTGGATTTGCTCAGCGATGCCAAACTAGATACAGGTCGTACTGGTACGATCGTAATATTGAGTGCGGAGCCTCAAGTCAGGGATTCTTCCGCTAGCTCGAAGCGCCGCAAGTAA
- a CDS encoding zinc-dependent dehydrogenase produces MKAQVFRGVDRLSYEEVPIPELQADEVLVQVQVVGLCQSDIKKIRYPLYEPPRIFGHETAGVISAVGEGVKNWQVGQRVVVMHHIPCMRCEYCLNDNFSMCDVYKNVTTTAGFAPSGGGFAEYVKVPGHIVRNGGLIPIPDGVTFEQASFVEPTNCCLKAVKKAQIAPGQTVLIAGAGPIGLMFAMLVKYFGAKAIATDLLPSRIEKALAVGAEAAFDARDPELPTKIKALTGGMGVDTALLAVPSEKAFFQALDCTRKGGKILFFAEFPDEVEIPINPNILYRREIDLIGSYSSSYRLQSLASDIVFNRRIDVDALISDRYPLQDLAIAVQQAIAPSPETYKILIYP; encoded by the coding sequence ATGAAAGCGCAAGTATTCAGAGGAGTAGATCGGCTCAGCTACGAAGAGGTGCCCATACCGGAACTGCAAGCGGATGAGGTGCTTGTACAGGTGCAGGTAGTTGGCTTGTGTCAGTCGGATATCAAAAAAATTCGCTATCCGCTTTACGAACCGCCGCGCATCTTCGGACACGAAACAGCCGGTGTCATTTCCGCTGTGGGAGAAGGGGTAAAAAACTGGCAAGTGGGACAGCGAGTTGTCGTGATGCACCATATTCCCTGTATGCGCTGCGAATACTGCCTCAATGACAACTTTTCGATGTGCGATGTCTACAAAAACGTCACGACAACGGCTGGTTTTGCTCCTAGCGGCGGTGGCTTTGCAGAATATGTGAAGGTTCCGGGTCACATCGTTCGCAACGGGGGATTGATCCCAATACCGGATGGGGTAACTTTTGAGCAGGCTAGTTTTGTTGAGCCGACTAACTGCTGTCTCAAGGCGGTGAAAAAAGCTCAAATTGCGCCCGGACAAACGGTATTGATCGCCGGTGCGGGGCCGATCGGACTGATGTTCGCAATGTTGGTAAAATATTTCGGTGCTAAGGCGATCGCTACCGATTTGCTGCCGTCTCGCATCGAGAAAGCCCTTGCCGTGGGGGCAGAAGCTGCGTTTGATGCCCGCGACCCAGAGTTACCGACAAAAATCAAAGCCCTGACGGGAGGTATGGGAGTCGATACTGCTTTGCTGGCAGTTCCCAGCGAAAAAGCTTTTTTCCAAGCGCTCGACTGCACGCGCAAAGGCGGTAAAATCCTATTTTTTGCGGAGTTTCCAGATGAGGTGGAAATTCCCATCAATCCCAATATCCTTTACCGTCGAGAAATTGATTTGATCGGCAGCTACAGCTCTTCCTATCGCCTGCAATCTCTGGCATCGGATATTGTGTTCAACCGAAGAATTGATGTGGATGCGTTGATTAGCGATCGCTATCCTCTTCAAGATCTAGCAATAGCTGTGCAACAGGCGATCGCCCCAAGCCCAGAAACTTACAAAATTTTGATTTACCCTTAA
- a CDS encoding DUF2294 domain-containing protein, with product MDMPATKLTRQQLEQIFSQRIQQLYHSRVGHQPDRVSCQLFDNKLAIVLENAISRPVQLLAENDRSNLAQQVRLNVDAALKPELVQIVEDVLGVEALDLLTDTSIETGRTGIIAVLAVAPTDRDTTFVPPVKLETVSADGDR from the coding sequence ATGGATATGCCCGCAACAAAACTGACGAGACAGCAATTGGAACAAATTTTTTCGCAGCGTATTCAACAATTGTACCATAGCAGAGTTGGGCATCAACCCGATCGAGTATCTTGCCAACTCTTTGACAACAAACTTGCCATCGTGTTGGAAAATGCGATATCCCGTCCGGTACAACTTTTAGCGGAGAACGATCGCAGCAATTTAGCGCAGCAGGTAAGATTAAATGTTGACGCCGCTCTTAAGCCAGAGCTGGTGCAGATCGTAGAAGATGTCCTGGGCGTAGAAGCTTTAGACTTGCTCACCGATACCAGTATAGAAACCGGTCGCACCGGCATTATCGCTGTCTTAGCAGTTGCACCTACAGATAGGGATACTACTTTCGTCCCGCCAGTCAAACTAGAGACGGTATCCGCAGATGGCGATAGATGA
- a CDS encoding response regulator, which translates to MQFSSKHTAPFTASRPLVLVVDDNEDNLLLISLAVEQLFNCSSIAAANGETAIILAELYQPDLILLDIVLPDLDGVEAISRLKQHSQTKTIPIVAVTALAKEEDCDRIMAAGCNGYISKPYMLEDLETVIYRHLRIPSLV; encoded by the coding sequence TTACTGCGAGTCGTCCTCTAGTGTTGGTAGTGGATGATAATGAAGATAATTTACTGCTAATTTCTCTAGCTGTCGAACAGTTGTTTAATTGCTCCTCGATCGCAGCGGCCAACGGCGAAACAGCTATAATCTTAGCTGAACTTTATCAACCGGATCTCATCTTACTGGATATTGTTCTACCTGACTTAGATGGTGTTGAGGCGATTTCTCGGCTAAAGCAGCATTCGCAAACAAAAACAATACCTATTGTAGCAGTCACAGCTTTGGCAAAAGAAGAAGATTGCGATCGAATTATGGCAGCTGGTTGTAATGGCTACATCAGCAAACCCTATATGCTTGAAGATCTAGAAACGGTCATCTATCGCCATCTGCGGATACCGTCTCTAGTTTGA